The DNA window ACATCACTGCTGATGTAACGAGTCAGTTTGCTGCTGAATCCTTTCATCTGCAGGAAGTGACACCTGCCGTGGTCGATCAGCTGTTTGCATAGACGGCCGAGCTGCTCACGTTCAGAAGCTGACAGAAACCtgtcacgcacacacacatagacacacacacacatagtgtgTTAGTTCAGTGTAAACATGCAGACAGTCCTGATTATTATACAGTAGGAACATTAAACTCTAGCCCCTCCTTTTCTTCCTGTAGCCCCGCCATCTTGTCCTATAGCCCCTCCTTCTCTTCCTGTAGACCCTCCTGCTCTGGAGCTTGATTTTCGTGTTCATCACTTGTGCACTGATGAGATCAGAGTATGTGCAGTGTCAGTCCCTCTCCGTGTTTAGCCTGTGTGACACGCTGGCATCAGCTCGTCACAGACCACCTTACACTGAATAGAGCTaataaatatttagaaaaaGGATTTCCAGCTGCTTCATGAATCTATGGATCACATGTGTGAGCTGAAATAAAGCCACTCTCCTGTCCTTCACTTTGTCTCTGCAGCTGATTCTGAACATAAAACACTGACATGCTGCTGACTTGTGCTGATTGGTTGGTTAAACCTCCTTAAAGCCCAGCACAAGCCGCTGGATGTGGTGTTTGAAGGTGCTGATGTGAATCAGTAAAGAAGGATTATTCTTAACTGTggatcatgcaaagctgctctaaaataaaaccagagGAACGAAGACTTCTTCAAATCTTCATTGagtaaatctgatttttttttctgaactaCAGAAACTTTATATTTCGAGCTGGGTCCATACAACCATCGGTGACAGGTttcagggtcagaggtcaaatattTACCCATTCACAGCGTCCGTCTCTTCTGCTGGTTCGTGCTCTTCGCCAtctcctctctgattggtcGGTCTGAGTCCACACGTGGCCCAGCTGGACATCCGACAGAAAGCAGAGAACTCCCGCACTCCGAGTCCTCTCTGCAGAAAGAACTGCTGCCCGACGTAGTGACGCCAATCACAGCGATGGTGGCAGCACAGTGCCACTGTCAGGCCCAGCACTGGGCCAGGACCACAGCCTGTTGGTGCTGATCCAAGACCCCCTCCTGACCTTGGCTCAGATGGTTCTGATGGTCTGAGGCGTTTATGGGGCGGTTCTTCTTCCTCCGACTGTCCTGCAGTTTCCAGCAAACAGCGCAGAGCCAGATCTGAGAACGGAACCAGAATATGATGAGACTAGACAAGTACTACAGAAATGCTAGTTTCCAGGTGGATGTTGGTGTACTTCAGCTGAAGTTTTGAGAAAAACATAAACTGAGCTCCAGGTTTTGCCCTGCCAGGTAAAACCAAACCCATCATGCTTCAGCACAGGTGGAGGTGTACCGCCATCAGAGAGCAGGATGGAGCTTGCAGGAACCAGCGTAGAGCAGCAGTTACTGCGGAATTATGAGCCGGATGTTGCTTACCACCAATCAGAGCTGACAGTTTTTTGGCTGTTCTCACCTGTCGCCGCTCCACACAGGTGTTTACCAACTCCGACCAGAGGCAGTTTCTTCTCGCAGAGCAGAGGGACTTTACCTGAAAGCATCACAGAAACAGGTCAGGAGAGGTCAGAGCACCACAGTGTCCAGATGTTCCTGTCTTACTCAGATCCAGATGCTGAATGTCCACCTGCAGCCTCTCAAACTGAACTCCAGCATCCTGATGTTTCCCGTCCACCTGCAACAGAACGCACCTGTTTCAcctatcaatcaatcaaactgATCAACTGCTCTTGGTCTTAATCACAgtctgtacataaaagatggacttgaCACGGTGATGTCACCATCAGTGTGTGAGGTGTGAATCAGAGGAACACCGACATGCGACAGCGACGCTTCCACTTTTAATTTCAAAGCCAGAAATGAAAATATGGAAAGCAGCAGGTGAGCAGGCGGGGTTCTGAAGGTACTTGGGTTGTCTGGGTTTTGGGTTTGGGTTTGAGTTTAGGGTGAAGTGGATTTCAGAATCAGGGCTGTACCTTGAACCGGGTGCTGCAGCgctccaccagcagcagctgcaggtcTTCACAGGTCTTCAGATGCTCGCAAGTCTTCAGGGCCTCGTGGATCCAGTGGGACAGCTTCCCTCGACCCGCTCCAAACTCCACAAAGCACCGCCCCCTTCCCAGCAGCCCCAGCTCCTCCAGGTGACCTAAGATGGAAGACTGAGCACACCCGGCAGGTCAGACGGAGATTAGTTTTACTTCTCAGTTTAATTCTTCACCATGGAAATGAGATGAATACACAGACTAATGGTGCTGTCACCTAGTCTACCTGCTGCTTCAGGTGTTTGTGGGCGGAGTCTCCATTCTTTGGGTTGTGGAGTTCGTCGTGGAGGGCGGGGTGAGACTGGACGCTGTCCTCCAGGTCGCACTGCAGTCCTACAACAACAGCAGGGACACCAGGAGAACATCCGCTGATTTACAAAATGTCCAAAAACTTTAAGAGTCACACTTAACCCCAACCCAAATTAAACCCGAACTAAACATGACCTGAACTGAAACTAAACCAAAGCTAAACCTGACCTGAACCAAAACTAAAACTGACCTAAATTCAAACTAAACCTTAACCTGAAACTAAACCGAAATGAGACCTAACCCCAAATAAATCAAAACTAAAGCTGATCTGAACCCAAATTAAAGCTGACTTAACCCTGACCTACGCAAAAACTAAAACCAACCCTGATCTAAACTTAATTTACACCCAGTTATAAACTGAATCTAATCCCAATCCTAACCTACTCAGTGAAAAGACTGTCAgttttgtgatgttttgtgtCACATCAGCCAAACTGAAGCAGTCGTGTGAGATTGCGAGTACTTCAGCCATCACTGATCACCGGATCTCAGTAGCTCACCTTTGAACGCTGTCTTCAGTTTATCCACCAGAGTTTCCAACTCAGTCCTGCTGAGCTCAGACAGACTCACCTGAAACACATCACCATTATGATGTCACTATCATGATGTCACCATCACTGTCATCATTGTCTTGATCTCATGATCATGTATGGTTATTAAAGTATTTACTGTGCTGGTTTGTGTGTAATGAAGaagtgtgtgattgtgtgtgtagACGCTGCTGTCCATCCTCGGTGCTTCCTCTGCTGTGAAACAAACTGTTTCCTGACAGTGATGTCACCATCACTGTCATCATTGTCTTGATCTCATGATCATGTATGGTTATTAAAGTATTTACTGTGCTGGTTTGTGTGTAATGAAGaagtgtgtgattgtgtgtgtagACGCTGCTGTCCATCCTCGGTGCTTCCTCTGCTGTGAAACAAACTGTTTCCTgacagtgtgcgtgtgtgtgaatgagctCCTGTTGGTGTTTAGACATCAGTGAATGTCTGCCTGGATGAGGCACTGTGAATCAAAGTGTCTGCAGATCTTTTACTTTACCAGTTCTTCTTTGATCAATCAGCATTGGACCACAAAACACCAGCGTAAAACCACGAATCAGCTTTCTGTAAGCTGAGACTCCGTGTTAAATAGCCACGGGGCAGGTGAGTCGTTACCTCTCGAAGCGTCTCATCTCCATCAGCTGATCCAGCGTTGATGTTTTCGACAAAGTAAACCTGCAGGAGATCAAACGTTCATCTCTGTGGAAACACTTGGATAAACACGCAGACACCGACCACCGCTCCTTAATCAATCGCTGATCAACTGATGGATCAATAGCGTCTCACCGGTTTGGCTTTCTCTCTGGAGTTGCATTTCTTCAAGTGTTTCTGAAGTTTGTCTTCACTCACAGTgctgaaacacataaacaagcAGAGTAGGATCAATAGCTACCAGTGATCAGCTTCCTGTCAGCCGATCAATGACCTGATTGATGACTGATGTGTTGTCACTCACTGTTTGGGGTCCAGAGGACAGACGATCCTCCTGCTGCCACCCCTGTCCTCCTCctggaaacaggaaacacatcaCAGGCtcatgacatcacagctgatcGACATCATTGATCTTCTCAAACTCGCTGAGTCTGCCTGCTCAGATGTGAGCTCAGACTGCCCCACTGATTTCTGAAATCTGGACGAACTCGTCATCGCTTCATGTATGCTCGAAGCTTTCCATGGTGAGTTTTTTTCAGGACGTTGTCCGGTGTACATGGCAAGTTCGGATCTGGAAAAATTCAGGAAAAATGACGACTTCTTCTTCATCACTTCTATTCTTACAGGATGGGATCAAAGTCTTCTCCGTGGCATCGACCATTGTATTCTAGTACGGTGGCAAGCCCAGTGCCAAATCCCCACAAAGACATCTGCAGCAGTGAGTCCAGAGCGCAGACTGACCCATGCTGTTAAACCTCAGACAGAACCCCATTACCTCACAATCACGAGCACTGAGCCTGCAAATAAATTAATGCATCAGATTTCTTCATACAGCTTCAAATGTTCCAAC is part of the Pelmatolapia mariae isolate MD_Pm_ZW linkage group LG23, Pm_UMD_F_2, whole genome shotgun sequence genome and encodes:
- the trmt13 gene encoding tRNA:m(4)X modification enzyme TRM13 homolog — its product is MAAPEPGRCCFFVQKKKRFCKMVAGKGRKYCGEHATMEEDRGGSRRIVCPLDPKHTVSEDKLQKHLKKCNSREKAKPVYFVENINAGSADGDETLREVSLSELSRTELETLVDKLKTAFKGLQCDLEDSVQSHPALHDELHNPKNGDSAHKHLKQQSSILGHLEELGLLGRGRCFVEFGAGRGKLSHWIHEALKTCEHLKTCEDLQLLLVERCSTRFKVDGKHQDAGVQFERLQVDIQHLDLSKVPLLCEKKLPLVGVGKHLCGAATDLALRCLLETAGQSEEEEPPHKRLRPSEPSEPRSGGGLGSAPTGCGPGPVLGLTVALCCHHRCDWRHYVGQQFFLQRGLGVREFSAFCRMSSWATCGLRPTNQRGDGEEHEPAEETDAVNGFLSASEREQLGRLCKQLIDHGRCHFLQMKGFSSKLTRYISSDVTLENVLLTAVPFTPHSS